The region AGTATCGGCTTCATGGCGAAGGAAACCATGTATGACGGGCTCTGGCATGGCAGCAATGAATTTGCCATGGCTTTGCTTGCGGTAGCCATTGTCGGCAATGGTCTGATGTTTGCAGCCGGCTTTGCCGTTGCCATCAAGCCGTTCTTCGGACAGCCGACCAAGACACCGAAACACGCTCATGAGGCGCCGATCAGCCTGTGGCTTGGCCCTGTTGTTCTGGCAACACTCGGCATAGTCGCTATGTTCTATGGCGGCTTTACCAGTGCCCACCTGATCTCGCCGACCGCATCATCTATTGCGGGCAAGCCGCTTGATGTGCTGGTCGGCAATGAGATTCACATCAATGCGGCCTTTGGCTTCTCCCTGATTACCATCGCGCTTGGCATGCTGGTGTTCTGGAAGCTGAACCGTATCCGCACAACCGGTCTGTTCCTGCCATTTGAGAGCATGGGATATGGCCCGGATCGCGGCTTTGACATGGTGATCAAGGGGCTTGTGCACTTCTCGACAACCGTGACCCGCATTCTTCAGGGTGGTCGCCTTGAGGTCTATATGTTCGCCACGTTTGTGCTGACTGCCGTGGTTCTGATCTGGCCAATGATCGCTTTTGATGAATTGCCGCTGATGCCGGAATGGCCGGAACTGATGTTCTATGAGTGGGCCATCCTGCTGATTGCGGCTCTTGGCATCATAGCGGTCATCGTCGCTCCCAACAGACTGACGGCGATTGTGTCGCTCGGTATTCAGGGCTTTGCTGTCGCGCTGATCTTCATGCTGTTTGGTGCGCCGGACCTTTCCTTTACCCAGTTCATGGTGGAGACCCTGTCTGTGGTGATCCTGGCTCTGGTCATGACAAGGCTCAATCTGTCGCCACATGACCACAGGCATTTCAAGGAAAAGCTGGTGGATGGCGGCGTAGCGCTGGCCTGTGGTGGTGCGTTCGCGCTGCTGCTGCTGAAGGTCTCTCAGGTGCCATTCAATTCAAGCCTGTCCGAGTTCTTTGCAGAAAACAGCCGGGTGATTGCCCATGGCCGCAACATCGTCAACGTCATCATTGTCGACTTCCGCGGACTGGATACGCTGGGTGAGATTGCGGTGGTGATGATTACCGGGCTTGCCGTACTGGCGCTCATCCGGGTGAAAACCAGAAAAGACAAGACGGAAGAGGAGGCCACATCATGAGAACGGTGATCTTCCGAACCATTGCCCCCTATCTGACGGCACTGATGGTTCTGTTCTCGATTTTCGTGACCCTGCGTGGCCATAACGAGCCGGGCGGCGGGTTTATCGGCGGCCTGATTGCGGCATCAGCCATTGCCATCTACGGGGTGGCTGCTGGCGTCTCCTCTGTCCGGCGGTCCATTTATTATCACCCGATGGCCTTTTCAGGCTTCGGGTTGTTTATGGCGGCGATTGCCGGTCTTCCCTCTCTCTGGGAGCGAGTGCCGTTTCTGACCGGTCTCTGGGTTTTCCCGGAAATCTTCGGGGTAGAGCTGGCCCTTTCGACGCCGCTTATCTTTGATCTCGGGGTTTATTTCGTGGTGATGGGGGCGCTCAGCTCCATTGCCCTGGCGCTTGAGGAAAGGGAGGACAAATAATGGAAACCGCTCTTTCTGCGCTCGTGGGCCTGTTCTTTGCGGCCTCCATCTATCTGATGCTGTCGAGCTACACGATCCGCATTCTGCTGGGTGTGGCTCTGCTGGGCAATGCGGTGAACCTGCTGATTTTCACGGCAGGCCGGATCACCCGTGAAGTGCCGCCGATCATTGCACCGGATCAACAGGTGCCGGATGTGGTGACAGCCAATCCGCTGCCACAGGCTCTCATCCTGACAGCCATTGTGATTTCGTTCTCCTTCTTTGCCTTCCTGCTGGTCCTGGCTTTCCGGGCCTATCAGGCACTTGAGACGGATAATACCAACCAGATGCGCACAGCCGAGCCGGAAGGCGAACGCGTGCCGCCAACCAGCTATTGATCGGGGGCAAGTGAATGGCAGGCAAGAGCGATCACGCTGTTGATATTTCCAAGGCAATGGTAGTCGAGCCGGTCGCGCTCGGTGACATGCTGGTTATCGCGCCGATCTGTATCACCATCATTGCCGGGGCACTGCTTCTGATGTTCCGCAAGAATATCAGTCTTCATCCCACTCTGGCTTTCCTGGCGCTTGCGGGGCTCGTTGTCTCCAACAGTGCGCTGGTGATGCGGATTATGGATACGGGGCCGATCACCATGACCATGGGGCGCTGGTTGCCGCCCTTCGGTATTTCCTTTTCGGTGGACCTGCTCGGCGCAACGCTGACCCTGATTGCATCCGTCGTCGCTCTGGCGGTCAGCATCTACGCGGCAATAGACATTGACAAGGTCGGCAGACGCTACGGCTTCTATCCGTTTCTCATGCTGCTGATGACAGGTGTTTCAGGGGCGTTTCTCACAGGCGATATCTTCAATCTCTATGTGTGGTTTGAGGTCTTGCTGATCTCCTCTTTCGGTCTGATCGTGCTTGGCTCGGAAAAGGTGCAGCTGGATGGTGCCGTCAAATATGCTCTGCTGAACCTGATTGCCACGACCCTGTTTCTGGTGGCGACCGGCTATCTCTATGGAACGCTTGGCACCCTGAATATGGCCGATATCACCATCAAGGTCAGCAAGCTGGATGATACAGCGCCGATCAACACGATTGCCGCACTTTATGCGCTGGCTTTTGCCATGAAGGCTGCGGCATTCCCCGTCAATTTCTGGCTTCCGGCCTCCTATCATACACCGCGTATTGTGGTCTCTGCGGTCTTCGCCGGGCTTCTGACCAAGGTTGGTGTCTATGCTCTGCTGAGAACACTGGTGATGATCATGCCGGCCGCGCGTGACCAGTATGCGGATATCCTGCTTTTTGTGGCGATTTTCACCATGCTGGCAGGTGTTCTTGGGGCTCTTGCGCAGAATGACGTGAGACGGCTCCTGGGCTATCTGGTGATCTCCGGCATCGGCTCCATGATGGCCGGTGTTGCCCTTGGTGAGCAACTTGGCCTCTCCGGTGCCATTCTCTATGCGATCCATTCCATCATCGTGATGACCGGGCTCTATCTGGCTCTTGGGGTTGTCATGCGCCTGTCTGGCGGGCGGTACAATCTGGCAGAACTGGGGGGTGCCTATCAGGCGAGTTCCTATCTGTCGGCCATTTTCATTGTTCTGGCCTTTGCGGTTGCCGGTCTGCCGCCATTCTCAGGCTTCTGGCCCAAGGTGATGCTGGTCAGTGCGGCGCTTGATGCAGAACAGAACCTGCTGGCCGGTGTCATTCTTCTGGCGGGCCTGCTCACATCAATTGCCATTTTCCGGGTCTGGGCTCATGCCTTCTGGCGCAGCGGACCGATTGGCACGCCGGACGGCAATGATGGCCCGGCGCTTGAACCTGTTGCCAGATCTGACCGGTGGAGCCTTTACCTGCCAGTGACGGTGCTGACAGGCATTGTTATTGCGCTTGGCGTCTGGCCGGAGCCTGTCTTCCAGGTTGCTGGCAGCAGTGCGCTGGGCTTAATCCATCCCGGTGATTATCTTTCATCCGTCTTCGGAGGTGCCAGATGACAGGACTGTTTCTTATCAATGTTCTGATGGCGATTGCCTGGGGGGCGGTCACAGGTTCGTTCGACCCGGTCAATCTGCTGTTCGGCTTTGTGCTCAGCATGCTGGCGCTACTGCTGATCCGGGAGCAGATCGGGACGGTCGGCTATTTCCGCCGGGCGCGCAAGATAACGGGTCTGGCCGGACTGTTCCTGTATGAACTGGTCCTGTCGGCAGTGCGGGTTTTCGTGATTGTCATCCGCCCGGATATGAATCTGAAACCGGCTGTTTTCGCCTATCCTCTGACGGTCGACAGGGATTTCGAGATTACATTGCTTGCTAACCTCATCACGCTGACACCGGGCACACTGTCTGTTGATGTCTCTGAGGACAGAAAGACCCTGTTCGTTCATGCTGTCGACGGTGCCGATGTGGACGCGACTATTGCTGACATCCGCAATGGTTTTGAGCGCAAGATTATGGAGGCGTTCCGCTGATGACCATAGACAGTTTCTTTGACGCCTGTATCACCCTTTCGCTGCTGTTGCTGTGCCTGTCCTTTCTGGCGATTATTGTGCGCATCGTACGTGGCCCGACATTGCCGGACCGGATACTCGCGCTTGATATGCTGGTGGCTGTTGGTATCGGCTTTATCGCGGTGATCGGTCTTAAGACCGGCTATACGCTCTATCTGGATATCGCTATTGCGCTTGGACTGGTTGGCTTCCTGGCGACCGTGGCCTTTGCCCGGTTTGTTCTGCATCGTGGTCAGGCATCCGAACAGACGGATCAGATAGAGAAGAGCCAGCCAGAAAGTGCCCAGCCTGAGAGTGCCCAGAGTGAGGGGAACCCATCATGATCTTTAGTGTACTGGAAGCCCTGAGCGCAGTTCTGGTGTTGATTGGAGCTCTTTTTGCTCTGGTTGCCTCAATCGGTATCCTCAGATTTCCCGATCTCTACACCCGGATGCATGCGGCTTCAAAAGCGGGGACACTCGGGTCTGGCCTGATGCTGCTGGCATTGGCCATCCACTCCCTGGAGCCGGATGTGGTGACACGCGCTCTGGCAGGTATAATCTTCTTCCTGCTGACCGCACCTATTTCGTCTCACCTTCTGGCACGGGCGGCCTATGTGGTCGGTTACAAGCCTTGGGACGGGACTGTTCGCGATGACTACAAGGACTATCTGGACAAGGGTGGTCAATAATAATTTTTGCTTCGGTTCTGCAAATCATGCCTCCGCCACCTGGCGGAGGTTTTTTTATGGTCTGAGCCTTCCCTCGTGACCGTTGGATGGATGTTGTTGGGGAGGGTTGAAGATACAAGATACGTGTTAATACTTAAGTTTGATTGAGCTGTACGTTCTGTTCATATGGTGTTTTTTGCCAAAAAGTCGTTGTCATTACTGTTATTGCCATTTGCTAATATTGTTGTCGTGCTATTTACACATTTGTGTTCAATAAATTTCTTGTATGGCCTTGTAATATCTTATCTTACCAGTATAAACACGACATCGAGATAATTTTCAGATTTCAGAATCGCTAAAATTCAGAATTGGTACCCGCTAATTCCCCGAGCGTAAGAAATCGAAGCATTTATGACAGACTTCCGAAGGGTTCAACCTTTTTTAGAAAAGAAGAGAAGAGTTCAATGTCCGAAGAAATAGACACCGATCACCTTATTGAGCTGACCGCTGATATTGTATCTGCGTATGTGAGTAATAATGCTGTCGCATCAGCTGATCTTCCCGGGCTGATCACAGAAGTTCATGCTGCTCTTGAGCGTACTGTCGGTGTTGAAGAAGAGCCAGAGCCGGAGCCGCTCCGCCCGGCTGTTTCGATCCGTAAGTCAATCAATCCAGATTACATTATTTGTCTGGAAGACGGCAAAAAGTTCAAATCCCTGAAGCGTCACCTGCGCACCCATTACAACATGTCTCCGGAAGAATACCGCGAGAAATGGGGTCTGCCGACAGACTATCCAATGGTTGCCCCGAACTATGCTGCCGCTCGTTCAGAGCTGGCGAAGAAAATGGGCCTCGGCCAGCAGCGCCGCAAGCGCGGACGGTAAGGTTTTCTGACCCGACAGGGTTCTTATCGAATGATCATGTCAGCCGGGCTTCTCTTGATGAGAGCCCGGCTGATTTCGTTTGGAGCGTCGGGAATATGAATGGTTCCGGTGCAGGGAACGCAGATACAGCCAATCTGCTGTCCAATGGCCATACCTGATCCGTATCCGCTGAGCCCGGATCAGATTCAAAAGAGTTTCAGGCGCTTTATCCGTCAATCATCCGGTCCATAACAGTCGATCCTGGGATCAAGACTCATTGCCGACGCCCATTCTGTGCATCAGGGAGGTTCAGAATGGACGTCAGCAATGAGTTTCGGCCCTAACACGCGATGATGCCACCGTCCTTCCGCCCGTGAATAAGTTTCTGATCTCACCTGGCATCAGGAAGAGATTTTCGTGATGCGGCATTCTACACGAATGAAAGATACCAAAAGTTGCATTAAATTTAATTTCAATTGAAAAGAGAGGAGGATAGGATTTTTTTCCTAACTATGTGGTCTCCAGATGCGGTCTCCGCCAGCTCTGAACTTCTGCTGTCGGGCGAAGCTTCCAGAAGCTGCATAGCATTTGATTTATCCCCGTTGCTCGTCGGGGCCTCAAAATAGCGGAAGTCTTTCGGAGCAACAGCATCGGGAGACCGTGAAGATGAAGCTAAGGGGTTGGAGTTAATGGGATACATACAGGTGTCCACTGGTCTCAGCGGAAGCCGCAGTAACGGAACCGTGGAAAGTAAATGGGTAACGGCAGCCTGCCTGCAAACAATGTTCGTAGTGGCCGCAGCGTTTCGGTTGTCGCTGGATGATCTGCGGGGAACAAGCAGGGGATCAGCTGAGGTTGCGTTTGGCAGGCAGGTTGCGATGTACCTGTCCCACGTCAGCCTTGGTTTGAGTCTCACGGATGTGGGACGGGAGTTTACCCGTGACCGCACCACAGTGGCGCATGCGTGCCGGACAGTAGAAGATCAGAGGGATGATCCTCGGACAGAGGCGGTTCTGTCCTGTCTCGAAGCCACACTGAAATTCTGGTTCATCACAATTGGCAAGGATATGCAGTCATGACCCGATCTCTGACCCGGGACGGCGTCTCCCAGCTCAAACGTCTCCTCAAAAGCAAACAGGCGAGCCCGTCCAAAGACGGTTTCAGCGTCAAGGGAAGCCGTGACGGCCTCTGTCAGGAGCAGGCTCGTATGCTGATTGAAGCCGGTGCTGCCGTAATCAGTCGTGATGGCCTGCTTGTGCCCACCAAGGACGCACGAAAGATTCTGTTGCAGGCTTTAGGTGACATTGAGACGGAGAATCTCTCTGCACCATCACCTGTGGATGTCAAACAGGGCGCAG is a window of Coralliovum pocilloporae DNA encoding:
- the mnhG gene encoding monovalent cation/H(+) antiporter subunit G, which translates into the protein MIFSVLEALSAVLVLIGALFALVASIGILRFPDLYTRMHAASKAGTLGSGLMLLALAIHSLEPDVVTRALAGIIFFLLTAPISSHLLARAAYVVGYKPWDGTVRDDYKDYLDKGGQ
- a CDS encoding MucR family transcriptional regulator, with translation MSEEIDTDHLIELTADIVSAYVSNNAVASADLPGLITEVHAALERTVGVEEEPEPEPLRPAVSIRKSINPDYIICLEDGKKFKSLKRHLRTHYNMSPEEYREKWGLPTDYPMVAPNYAAARSELAKKMGLGQQRRKRGR
- a CDS encoding cation:proton antiporter, which gives rise to MTIDSFFDACITLSLLLLCLSFLAIIVRIVRGPTLPDRILALDMLVAVGIGFIAVIGLKTGYTLYLDIAIALGLVGFLATVAFARFVLHRGQASEQTDQIEKSQPESAQPESAQSEGNPS
- a CDS encoding putative monovalent cation/H+ antiporter subunit A, which translates into the protein MSWLGIDAFYWALAAPFLAAAAAPVLTALLKHRAGWVLALAPAFIVYHLGSYLGVIASGNVAQIGVPWVPSFGVDFSFYIDGLSLLFGLLISGIGTFIIIYAGGYLKGHPNQGRFFSFILMFMGSMLGVVLADNLMTLFIYWELTSITSFLLIGFDHKREASRRAAIQALVVTGGGGLVMLAGFLVLMSATGMGSMSEVISSGDLLRDHPLYVPILFLILGGAFTKSAQFPFHFWLPNAMEAPTPVSAYLHSATMVKAGVYLLMRIQPVFGDTIVWSTVLPLFGGVTLLLGAVLAVRQKDLKLILANTTVASLGLLVMLTGTSVDYVIKGAALYLFAHSLFKGALFMVAGIIDHETGTRDITRLGGQMKAMPITFAAAIVAAWSMAGLPASIGFMAKETMYDGLWHGSNEFAMALLAVAIVGNGLMFAAGFAVAIKPFFGQPTKTPKHAHEAPISLWLGPVVLATLGIVAMFYGGFTSAHLISPTASSIAGKPLDVLVGNEIHINAAFGFSLITIALGMLVFWKLNRIRTTGLFLPFESMGYGPDRGFDMVIKGLVHFSTTVTRILQGGRLEVYMFATFVLTAVVLIWPMIAFDELPLMPEWPELMFYEWAILLIAALGIIAVIVAPNRLTAIVSLGIQGFAVALIFMLFGAPDLSFTQFMVETLSVVILALVMTRLNLSPHDHRHFKEKLVDGGVALACGGAFALLLLKVSQVPFNSSLSEFFAENSRVIAHGRNIVNVIIVDFRGLDTLGEIAVVMITGLAVLALIRVKTRKDKTEEEATS
- a CDS encoding Na+/H+ antiporter subunit D; the encoded protein is MAGKSDHAVDISKAMVVEPVALGDMLVIAPICITIIAGALLLMFRKNISLHPTLAFLALAGLVVSNSALVMRIMDTGPITMTMGRWLPPFGISFSVDLLGATLTLIASVVALAVSIYAAIDIDKVGRRYGFYPFLMLLMTGVSGAFLTGDIFNLYVWFEVLLISSFGLIVLGSEKVQLDGAVKYALLNLIATTLFLVATGYLYGTLGTLNMADITIKVSKLDDTAPINTIAALYALAFAMKAAAFPVNFWLPASYHTPRIVVSAVFAGLLTKVGVYALLRTLVMIMPAARDQYADILLFVAIFTMLAGVLGALAQNDVRRLLGYLVISGIGSMMAGVALGEQLGLSGAILYAIHSIIVMTGLYLALGVVMRLSGGRYNLAELGGAYQASSYLSAIFIVLAFAVAGLPPFSGFWPKVMLVSAALDAEQNLLAGVILLAGLLTSIAIFRVWAHAFWRSGPIGTPDGNDGPALEPVARSDRWSLYLPVTVLTGIVIALGVWPEPVFQVAGSSALGLIHPGDYLSSVFGGAR
- a CDS encoding Na+/H+ antiporter subunit C; protein product: METALSALVGLFFAASIYLMLSSYTIRILLGVALLGNAVNLLIFTAGRITREVPPIIAPDQQVPDVVTANPLPQALILTAIVISFSFFAFLLVLAFRAYQALETDNTNQMRTAEPEGERVPPTSY
- a CDS encoding helix-turn-helix domain-containing protein, translating into MSTGLSGSRSNGTVESKWVTAACLQTMFVVAAAFRLSLDDLRGTSRGSAEVAFGRQVAMYLSHVSLGLSLTDVGREFTRDRTTVAHACRTVEDQRDDPRTEAVLSCLEATLKFWFITIGKDMQS
- a CDS encoding Na+/H+ antiporter subunit E; this encodes MTGLFLINVLMAIAWGAVTGSFDPVNLLFGFVLSMLALLLIREQIGTVGYFRRARKITGLAGLFLYELVLSAVRVFVIVIRPDMNLKPAVFAYPLTVDRDFEITLLANLITLTPGTLSVDVSEDRKTLFVHAVDGADVDATIADIRNGFERKIMEAFR
- a CDS encoding Na(+)/H(+) antiporter subunit B — protein: MRTVIFRTIAPYLTALMVLFSIFVTLRGHNEPGGGFIGGLIAASAIAIYGVAAGVSSVRRSIYYHPMAFSGFGLFMAAIAGLPSLWERVPFLTGLWVFPEIFGVELALSTPLIFDLGVYFVVMGALSSIALALEEREDK